The following proteins are co-located in the Brevibacillus laterosporus DSM 25 genome:
- a CDS encoding efflux RND transporter periplasmic adaptor subunit, which translates to MKKRWWGVIAAGVVVVGAYGYFKMTAVDATGLPVSVTPVAKGSIENKVMASGMVKAKQEVTLFSPNNGTLLQFTVQEGDNVTANQVIGSIDVTDLSSEIASINAQIASQQAELNRVKSGKEPETIAQQEERVRQEKEKVASAQKEYNRTKQLVEAGASPATELDKAKDSLSQAQSSLTMSQSELALNKKGPKSTDIASVQAQINQLNVKKAELAKQSSQSTVVAPFTGTILKVDAKNGQAVTKGTEIITMGDLSKLQVVADINESDVKDIQVGQKALVSGTSMGKEKAEATVTRISPLATKIQKGETTGKTKVNVTLELDQAVSVLKPGFNVDVDIMITNKNNILVVPFQAVVNDPSGSFVWVVEDGLAKKRPVKTGTESDLNVEITSGLNEGDSVISSPSADLMEGMPVMAMEAGVPGAA; encoded by the coding sequence TATGGTTATTTTAAAATGACCGCTGTCGACGCAACGGGCCTTCCTGTTTCCGTCACTCCTGTTGCAAAAGGAAGCATTGAAAACAAGGTAATGGCATCAGGAATGGTTAAAGCAAAGCAAGAGGTGACGCTCTTCTCCCCAAATAATGGGACCCTGTTACAATTTACTGTACAAGAGGGGGACAATGTTACTGCTAACCAGGTTATTGGTAGTATAGATGTAACCGATCTATCGAGCGAAATCGCTTCTATTAATGCGCAAATCGCTTCGCAGCAGGCTGAACTTAATCGTGTAAAATCAGGCAAAGAACCTGAAACGATTGCCCAACAGGAGGAACGTGTTCGTCAGGAGAAAGAAAAGGTTGCATCTGCCCAGAAGGAATACAACCGTACCAAACAATTGGTTGAGGCTGGTGCTTCTCCCGCAACTGAATTGGACAAGGCTAAGGACTCTTTATCACAAGCGCAATCATCTCTTACAATGTCCCAAAGTGAACTAGCCCTAAATAAAAAAGGTCCAAAAAGCACAGATATTGCTTCTGTTCAAGCACAAATTAATCAGCTAAACGTAAAAAAAGCAGAGCTAGCGAAGCAAAGCTCTCAATCCACAGTGGTAGCTCCATTCACAGGTACCATTTTGAAAGTGGATGCTAAGAATGGTCAAGCCGTTACGAAGGGTACAGAAATTATTACGATGGGTGACCTATCAAAATTACAAGTAGTCGCAGATATTAACGAATCAGATGTAAAAGATATTCAAGTAGGGCAAAAAGCACTCGTAAGTGGTACTTCTATGGGCAAAGAAAAAGCAGAAGCTACCGTAACTCGTATCTCGCCACTGGCAACGAAGATTCAAAAAGGCGAAACGACAGGAAAAACAAAAGTAAATGTAACATTGGAATTAGATCAAGCCGTCTCTGTGCTAAAGCCTGGCTTTAATGTAGATGTGGATATTATGATCACCAATAAAAACAACATTCTTGTTGTCCCTTTCCAAGCCGTTGTGAATGATCCAAGCGGTTCATTTGTATGGGTAGTAGAAGACGGTCTGGCGAAAAAACGTCCAGTAAAAACAGGTACCGAAAGCGACTTGAATGTAGAAATCACGAGCGGTCTGAATGAAGGAGACAGTGTCATTAGCAGTCCTTCTGCTGATTTGATGGAAGGCAT